Proteins encoded within one genomic window of Prauserella marina:
- the pdxA gene encoding 4-hydroxythreonine-4-phosphate dehydrogenase PdxA — protein sequence MTERPILAVTLGDPVGIGPEITARTLAEPSASEAARPLAVGDAAVLRRAIKVCRLDAGVNAVESVDQARFEPGVIDILDLGIAGADLPWGTVDATAGRSAVAAIEAATKAALAGEVAAVVTSPINKEAIWAAGSKHLGHTEMLGELTGSTRFNTMFWVRGLKIFFATRHLSLRQALDRITKENIGHSIREAYTALQVFGTHEPTLAVAALNPHGGEGGKFGDEEIVAIAPAVEAARAEGLAVTGPIPADSVFHQGLEGRFDGVLSLYHDQGHIASKTVDFHGTVSVTVGLPILRTSVDHGTAFDIAGTGKADAGTMRAAYQAAVELAPFAGKLREVYRPGS from the coding sequence GTGACCGAACGCCCCATCCTTGCCGTCACACTCGGCGACCCCGTGGGAATCGGCCCTGAGATCACCGCGCGCACACTCGCGGAGCCCTCGGCGTCGGAGGCGGCACGGCCGCTGGCCGTCGGCGACGCGGCGGTGCTGCGCAGGGCGATCAAGGTTTGCAGGCTGGACGCGGGGGTCAACGCGGTCGAATCGGTCGATCAGGCGCGATTCGAGCCAGGCGTCATCGACATCCTCGATCTCGGCATCGCGGGCGCCGACCTCCCGTGGGGCACGGTCGACGCGACGGCAGGCCGGTCAGCCGTCGCGGCGATCGAGGCCGCGACAAAGGCCGCGCTCGCGGGGGAGGTCGCTGCCGTCGTCACCTCGCCCATCAACAAGGAGGCGATCTGGGCAGCGGGATCCAAGCATCTCGGGCACACCGAAATGCTCGGCGAACTGACCGGGTCGACCAGGTTCAACACGATGTTCTGGGTGCGGGGGCTGAAGATCTTCTTCGCGACCCGGCATCTTTCATTGCGCCAGGCGCTCGACCGGATCACCAAGGAGAACATCGGGCATTCGATCAGGGAGGCGTACACGGCGCTGCAGGTGTTCGGCACGCACGAACCCACACTCGCCGTCGCGGCGCTCAACCCGCATGGGGGCGAAGGCGGCAAGTTCGGCGACGAGGAGATCGTGGCCATCGCCCCCGCCGTCGAGGCCGCGCGAGCAGAAGGACTCGCGGTCACCGGCCCCATACCCGCCGACTCGGTTTTCCACCAGGGCCTCGAAGGCCGGTTCGACGGCGTGCTCTCGCTCTACCACGACCAGGGGCACATTGCCTCGAAGACGGTCGACTTCCACGGAACAGTCTCGGTGACGGTCGGGCTTCCGATCCTGCGTACCTCCGTCGATCACGGCACCGCTTTCGACATCGCGGGTACCGGCAAGGCCGACGCGGGCACCATGCGGGCTGCTTACCAGGCCGCCGTCGAGCTGGCCCCGTTCGCGGGGAAGCTGCGCGAGGTCTACCGGCCAGGGTCGTAG
- a CDS encoding four-carbon acid sugar kinase family protein: protein MIGDDLTGSNATGARFARAGLHTISVSGIERIACTEGADVVVVNIGTRQAPEHVARDLVQRAARAVEPVGLLAKRVDTTLRGNVGAELDALLDVLPSGTRALVVPAFPDAGRTTVGGLHLVDGVPLARTPAARDPLTPVHFSRVATILRAGTERDIAEVPLDVVESGVDGVAERLAESSAPVVVCDATTGAQLAVIAEAAARVSLRDGFQWLSVDSGPFAVALASALGIGVHAEPLPPVLAVVGSITTVTDEQIAELEQVAGAAFVEVRPSVDEPETIAAKASELLAKGKRVVGVRTRPPGPGESADPAVAAAIPVLLAETAAILLARHEFGALYATGGDIAEATTAALGSDGFRIEAEVLPLAVAGRLVGGPHDGLPFATKGGLIGGRDAALACVEHLTSVIAQRERGMNR from the coding sequence GTGATCGGTGACGACCTGACGGGTAGCAACGCGACCGGAGCGAGGTTCGCGCGGGCGGGGCTGCACACCATCTCGGTCAGCGGGATCGAGCGCATCGCCTGCACCGAAGGCGCCGACGTCGTCGTGGTCAACATCGGAACGAGGCAGGCGCCGGAGCACGTCGCCCGCGACCTGGTGCAAAGGGCGGCGCGCGCGGTGGAGCCGGTCGGGCTGCTCGCCAAGCGGGTGGACACCACGCTCAGGGGCAACGTCGGCGCCGAGCTCGACGCACTGCTCGACGTCCTTCCCTCCGGCACGAGGGCGCTCGTCGTTCCCGCGTTTCCCGACGCGGGCCGCACGACGGTCGGCGGACTGCACCTTGTGGACGGTGTTCCGCTCGCGCGGACACCGGCTGCCCGCGATCCGCTGACCCCGGTCCACTTCTCAAGGGTCGCGACGATCTTGCGCGCCGGCACCGAAAGGGACATCGCCGAGGTCCCGCTCGACGTCGTCGAATCCGGTGTGGACGGTGTAGCCGAACGGCTCGCGGAATCGAGCGCTCCCGTCGTGGTCTGTGACGCGACAACGGGAGCCCAGCTCGCCGTCATCGCCGAAGCCGCGGCGAGAGTGAGTCTGCGGGACGGATTCCAGTGGCTTTCCGTCGACAGTGGACCGTTCGCCGTCGCCCTCGCGAGCGCGCTCGGCATCGGGGTTCACGCGGAGCCGCTTCCTCCGGTGCTCGCGGTGGTCGGCAGCATCACCACGGTGACCGACGAGCAAATCGCCGAGCTGGAACAGGTGGCCGGAGCGGCGTTCGTCGAGGTGCGCCCTTCCGTCGACGAACCGGAAACCATCGCGGCCAAGGCGAGCGAGTTGCTGGCGAAAGGGAAAAGAGTGGTCGGCGTGCGTACCCGCCCTCCCGGTCCCGGCGAGAGCGCAGATCCCGCCGTGGCCGCCGCGATTCCCGTGCTGCTCGCCGAAACCGCCGCGATTCTGCTCGCCAGGCACGAGTTCGGCGCGCTCTACGCGACGGGAGGCGACATCGCGGAGGCGACCACCGCCGCGCTCGGCAGCGACGGTTTCCGGATCGAAGCCGAGGTGCTTCCGCTCGCCGTCGCGGGCAGGCTGGTCGGTGGTCCCCACGACGGGCTGCCGTTCGCGACGAAGGGCGGACTGATCGGCGGGAGGGATGCCGCGCTCGCCTGCGTCGAACATCTCACCAGCGTGATTGCCCAACGAGAGAGAGGAATGAACCGGTGA
- a CDS encoding GntP family permease yields the protein MDLQLLAALVLGIGAIVFVVLRTRLDAFIALLIAALLTGFVAGAPVTGVLDSIIEGFGSTMGAIGIVIGLGVGIGKILEVSGAADALARAFVRALGKGKEPWAMTGTGALVSIPVFCDSGYVIMNPLARSIARRKGSGYVTLALALGCGMTLTHHLVPPTPGPLGVAGILETNVGGMILAGLVVVLPLIPVVVIYAKWIGPKLEGQLAPAVREEVYGTAATRTGETVPAGSSGSADSPVEETPEEPPRRMKAWVAFLPLLVPLLLIVVNTVATAVDRNAQGVLSGDEYEPTALVGVLAFVGDPVVALLIGIVLAVYVLLPRRTTRGQVSEWLSQAAASAGLIILITGAGGAFGQVLRDTGVGDALATTIASWHIPGVLVPFLIATLVRLAQGSGTVAMITAASVTAPLVAGLGISPLAAAIACCAGSMVFSYFNDSYFWVVTRFTGLDGVAAIRGWSGITTAVWLGSLPMVLLAGAVL from the coding sequence GTGGATCTTCAGTTGCTGGCTGCGCTCGTCCTCGGAATCGGCGCGATTGTCTTCGTCGTGCTGCGCACCCGGCTCGACGCGTTCATCGCGTTGCTCATCGCCGCGCTGCTGACCGGTTTCGTCGCGGGAGCACCGGTTACCGGCGTTCTCGACTCCATCATCGAGGGCTTCGGCTCGACGATGGGAGCCATCGGCATCGTCATCGGACTCGGGGTCGGGATCGGCAAGATCCTCGAAGTCTCGGGCGCGGCCGACGCACTCGCGCGGGCGTTCGTCAGAGCGCTCGGCAAGGGCAAGGAACCGTGGGCCATGACGGGCACCGGAGCGCTCGTCTCGATTCCCGTCTTCTGCGACTCCGGCTACGTGATCATGAACCCGCTCGCGAGGTCGATCGCCAGGCGCAAGGGCTCCGGTTACGTGACGCTCGCGCTCGCGCTCGGTTGCGGCATGACGCTCACCCACCACCTTGTTCCGCCGACTCCCGGACCGCTCGGCGTCGCCGGAATCCTGGAAACCAACGTGGGCGGGATGATCCTGGCCGGTCTCGTCGTCGTTCTTCCACTCATTCCCGTCGTGGTGATCTACGCGAAGTGGATAGGCCCGAAACTCGAAGGACAACTCGCGCCGGCCGTGCGCGAGGAGGTCTACGGCACCGCGGCGACCCGCACCGGGGAAACCGTCCCGGCCGGTTCTTCCGGCTCCGCCGACTCCCCGGTCGAGGAAACACCAGAGGAGCCACCGCGGCGGATGAAGGCGTGGGTCGCCTTCCTGCCGCTGCTCGTGCCGTTGTTGCTGATCGTCGTGAACACCGTCGCGACAGCCGTCGACCGCAACGCGCAGGGCGTGCTCAGCGGCGACGAGTACGAACCGACCGCGCTGGTGGGCGTGCTCGCCTTCGTCGGTGACCCCGTCGTCGCGCTGTTGATCGGCATCGTGCTCGCCGTCTACGTACTGCTGCCCAGGAGGACCACGCGCGGACAGGTCTCGGAATGGCTGTCCCAGGCGGCGGCCTCGGCCGGCCTGATCATCCTGATCACCGGTGCCGGTGGTGCGTTCGGTCAGGTGCTCAGGGACACCGGGGTCGGAGACGCGCTGGCCACGACGATCGCATCGTGGCACATTCCCGGCGTGCTGGTTCCGTTCCTCATCGCGACGCTGGTTCGGCTCGCGCAGGGCTCCGGAACCGTCGCCATGATCACCGCGGCCTCGGTGACCGCGCCGTTGGTGGCGGGACTGGGAATCTCACCGCTGGCCGCCGCCATCGCCTGCTGTGCGGGCTCGATGGTGTTCAGCTACTTCAACGACTCCTATTTCTGGGTGGTCACCCGATTCACCGGACTCGACGGTGTCGCCGCGATCCGCGGCTGGTCGGGCATCACGACGGCGGTGTGGCTCGGTTCGCTGCCGATGGTGCTGCTCGCGGGGGCGGTCCTGTGA
- a CDS encoding AMP-dependent synthetase/ligase: protein MSFTQESVLRETEGLTIPVLLRRNATEFGDLPALSSLDSESTPTLTWSQLRSEVAAVSRGLAELGLRAGQRMIIMATSRPEHFIADLAATNLAAIPCTAYSTLSSDQIAFVVNHSAAPIAVLGGEEELRRWAPILDELPNLEHVVVLDAAAVPSGDPRFISLADLRDRGAALHAEKPETFEQATDEIKPEDPLSMIYTSGTTGVPKGVVLSHRNAIHEAIAVHSRHGTPMHSTNVAYLPLAHIAEREISIYMPIVYAGHVHTLADPSGIVGALGKVRPDGLFGVPRVWEKMAAGLKNMAQGLPEERREALLGANELLRKGYQLRSEGKEVPAELAERIAETDKTVMAPVRQLLGLDNLALASSGAAALPLEVLQFIAGLGIEIQEVWGLSETTGAATINTAEAFKAGTVGRPVADVEVKVGEDGELFVRGPIVFLGYLNDDGAIEPATDSEGWFATGDIGTIDDDGFVSITDRKKELIITAGGKNIAPTRVEGLLKENQLIGQAVAIGDDRPYLTALIVLDDEIAPAWAAARGIEASDVAELARHPGVLAELEGAVQAANERLGKVEQIKRYHVLATPWSPESGELTPTLKLKRRVITERYAPDIERLYDA, encoded by the coding sequence TTGTCGTTCACCCAAGAATCCGTTCTGCGCGAGACCGAGGGCCTGACGATTCCCGTTCTGTTGCGGCGCAACGCGACGGAGTTCGGCGATCTCCCCGCGCTCAGCTCGCTCGACTCGGAGAGCACACCGACACTTACGTGGAGTCAGTTGCGTTCGGAGGTCGCGGCGGTGTCGAGGGGCCTCGCCGAACTCGGGCTGCGCGCGGGCCAGCGAATGATCATCATGGCGACGAGCAGGCCAGAACATTTCATCGCCGATCTCGCCGCCACGAATCTCGCCGCGATTCCGTGCACCGCGTATTCGACGCTGTCCAGCGACCAGATCGCCTTCGTCGTCAACCACAGCGCGGCACCGATCGCCGTACTCGGCGGCGAAGAGGAGTTGCGGCGCTGGGCTCCCATTCTCGACGAGCTGCCCAACCTCGAACACGTCGTCGTGCTCGACGCCGCCGCGGTGCCTTCCGGCGACCCGCGCTTCATCAGCCTCGCCGATCTGCGTGACCGCGGCGCGGCGCTGCACGCGGAAAAACCGGAGACGTTCGAGCAGGCGACCGACGAGATCAAGCCGGAAGACCCGCTTTCCATGATCTACACCTCCGGCACCACGGGAGTGCCGAAGGGAGTCGTGCTCTCCCACCGCAACGCCATCCACGAGGCGATCGCCGTGCATTCCCGGCATGGCACGCCGATGCATTCCACGAACGTCGCCTATCTCCCGCTCGCGCACATCGCCGAGCGGGAGATCTCGATCTACATGCCCATCGTGTACGCCGGACACGTGCACACGCTGGCCGATCCGTCCGGCATCGTCGGCGCGCTCGGCAAGGTGCGGCCGGACGGGCTGTTCGGGGTTCCCCGGGTGTGGGAGAAAATGGCCGCAGGCTTGAAGAACATGGCGCAGGGCCTTCCAGAAGAACGAAGGGAAGCGCTGCTCGGCGCCAACGAGCTGCTGCGGAAGGGCTACCAGCTTCGCTCCGAGGGCAAGGAGGTTCCTGCCGAACTCGCGGAACGGATAGCCGAGACCGACAAGACCGTGATGGCACCCGTCAGACAGCTGCTCGGGCTCGACAACCTGGCCCTCGCGTCGAGCGGCGCCGCGGCGCTCCCGCTTGAGGTGCTCCAGTTCATCGCGGGGCTCGGCATCGAGATCCAGGAAGTGTGGGGGCTTTCGGAGACCACCGGCGCCGCCACGATCAACACCGCGGAGGCGTTCAAAGCAGGCACGGTGGGAAGGCCGGTCGCCGACGTCGAGGTGAAGGTCGGCGAGGACGGGGAACTGTTCGTCAGAGGCCCGATCGTCTTCCTCGGCTACCTCAACGACGACGGCGCGATCGAACCGGCCACCGACTCGGAGGGCTGGTTCGCGACGGGCGACATCGGCACGATCGACGACGACGGCTTCGTCAGTATCACCGACCGCAAGAAGGAACTGATCATCACCGCCGGTGGCAAGAACATCGCGCCGACCAGAGTGGAGGGCCTGCTCAAGGAAAATCAGCTGATCGGGCAAGCGGTGGCGATCGGCGACGACCGCCCCTACCTCACGGCATTGATCGTGCTGGACGACGAGATCGCGCCCGCCTGGGCCGCGGCGCGGGGCATCGAGGCGAGTGACGTCGCGGAGCTGGCCCGGCACCCCGGAGTTCTCGCGGAACTCGAAGGAGCCGTCCAGGCCGCGAACGAACGGCTCGGCAAAGTCGAGCAGATCAAGCGATACCACGTACTGGCGACGCCGTGGAGCCCGGAAAGCGGTGAACTGACCCCGACGCTGAAACTCAAACGCAGGGTGATCACCGAGAGGTATGCCCCGGACATCGAGCGCCTTTACGACGCCTGA
- a CDS encoding SDR family NAD(P)-dependent oxidoreductase, translating to MNEFLDGKAVVVTGAARGLGEAFAVHAAQAGAAVVVNDVDADLAERTARNIRAHGGRAVASGHSVADPEQAKAIVDLCVAEFGSIEGLVNNAGLNYETVSWQDDPGRVRELIETNVLGTIYTGMAAAQAMIEHGKGGSIVNISSGASLGQRKLASYAASKGAVASLTYSWALDMEEVGIRVNAVCPLAHTRMVWKSERSLRNCPPDRTPSRIAPLVLFLLGDGAHGITGQLIRCNGPQLHIVGQPYLKSPILERQVWDSDSVQRAFDEVFGAHLEPYGLEKRVPPRLRKWTEGASTPLRSA from the coding sequence ATGAACGAGTTCCTCGACGGGAAAGCCGTGGTGGTGACAGGCGCGGCGAGGGGGCTTGGCGAGGCGTTCGCCGTACACGCGGCGCAAGCGGGTGCCGCGGTCGTGGTGAACGACGTCGATGCCGATCTCGCGGAACGGACCGCGCGCAACATCAGAGCGCACGGCGGAAGGGCGGTCGCCAGCGGGCACAGCGTCGCCGATCCAGAGCAGGCGAAGGCGATCGTCGACCTGTGTGTGGCGGAGTTCGGCTCCATCGAAGGGCTCGTCAACAACGCGGGGCTGAACTACGAGACGGTGTCGTGGCAGGACGATCCCGGTCGCGTTCGCGAGCTGATCGAAACCAATGTGCTCGGCACCATCTACACCGGCATGGCCGCGGCACAGGCCATGATCGAGCACGGAAAGGGCGGCTCGATCGTCAACATCTCCTCCGGCGCCTCGCTGGGGCAGCGCAAGCTGGCCAGCTATGCCGCGAGCAAGGGAGCCGTCGCCTCACTCACCTATTCCTGGGCGCTCGACATGGAGGAGGTGGGGATCAGGGTCAACGCGGTGTGCCCGCTCGCGCACACCAGGATGGTGTGGAAGTCGGAGCGGTCCCTGCGCAACTGCCCGCCCGACCGGACCCCTTCCCGTATCGCCCCGCTGGTGCTGTTCCTGCTCGGCGACGGGGCTCACGGCATAACGGGGCAGTTGATCCGGTGCAACGGGCCGCAGTTGCACATCGTCGGCCAGCCCTACCTCAAGTCGCCGATCCTCGAACGACAAGTGTGGGATTCCGACAGCGTGCAGAGGGCATTCGACGAGGTGTTCGGCGCTCACCTCGAACCGTACGGACTGGAGAAGCGCGTGCCGCCACGACTGCGCAAGTGGACGGAAGGAGCGTCCACGCCCTTGCGCAGCGCGTAG
- a CDS encoding MFS transporter, producing the protein MSAAIRNPEFRALWVAEAQSVLGDHLTTVALAIMVYDRTGSALWAAIVYALTFLPALAGGLGLSQIADRYPRRTVLVVAATIQAGLVALMAIPGTPLALLCVLVVFVRLVGAPVNAAQNALTREVFTDDELYLRSQDLRGITSNIAILVGLGGGGLLVTAVGPSWALALDAVSFLVAALVVRLLVRRRPAAGAPDDAWFGAVQWVFGQRRLRVLLAFSWLVGLAVIPEGLAAPLAHQIGAADQAVGWLLAADPVGFIIGTFILSRFVSAENRRRVMGALATAASAFLIAFAIEPSLPVALVLLALAGAAGAYIITVGATFITWVPNELRGGAGGVYRTGLRVAQGIGVALGGVLADLVGSATTAIAIAGIAGVVCTIPVALSWTKVRTAQETATPGLA; encoded by the coding sequence ATGAGCGCCGCGATCCGCAATCCCGAGTTCCGGGCGCTGTGGGTTGCCGAAGCGCAGTCCGTCCTCGGCGACCACCTCACGACGGTGGCACTCGCGATCATGGTCTACGACCGCACCGGCTCCGCGCTGTGGGCGGCCATCGTCTACGCCCTCACCTTTCTCCCCGCGCTGGCCGGTGGGCTGGGGCTGTCACAGATCGCCGACCGCTACCCGAGGCGCACGGTGCTCGTCGTCGCGGCGACGATTCAGGCAGGGCTCGTCGCGCTCATGGCGATTCCGGGAACACCGCTCGCACTGCTGTGTGTGCTCGTCGTGTTCGTCAGACTCGTCGGCGCGCCCGTCAACGCCGCGCAGAACGCACTGACCCGAGAAGTCTTCACCGACGACGAGCTCTACCTGCGCAGCCAGGATCTGCGAGGGATCACGTCCAACATCGCGATCCTCGTCGGGCTCGGTGGTGGCGGCCTGCTCGTCACGGCCGTAGGCCCCTCGTGGGCACTCGCGCTCGACGCGGTCAGCTTCCTCGTCGCCGCGCTCGTCGTCAGATTGCTCGTCCGCAGGCGCCCCGCGGCGGGCGCTCCCGACGACGCGTGGTTCGGCGCCGTCCAATGGGTCTTCGGTCAGCGCAGGCTCAGAGTGCTGCTCGCGTTCTCGTGGCTCGTCGGGCTCGCCGTCATCCCGGAAGGACTCGCGGCACCGCTCGCCCACCAGATCGGCGCCGCCGATCAGGCCGTCGGCTGGTTGCTCGCGGCAGACCCCGTCGGCTTCATCATCGGCACCTTCATCCTCTCCCGCTTCGTCTCGGCGGAAAACCGGCGCAGGGTCATGGGCGCGCTCGCGACGGCCGCCTCGGCGTTCCTCATCGCGTTCGCGATAGAGCCGAGTCTGCCGGTCGCACTGGTGCTGTTGGCACTCGCCGGTGCGGCGGGTGCATACATCATCACCGTGGGCGCAACGTTCATCACCTGGGTGCCCAACGAGTTACGCGGCGGAGCGGGCGGTGTCTACCGCACCGGATTGCGGGTGGCGCAGGGCATCGGCGTCGCGCTGGGCGGAGTCCTCGCGGATCTGGTCGGGTCGGCGACCACCGCGATCGCGATAGCCGGTATCGCGGGCGTCGTGTGCACGATCCCGGTCGCATTGTCGTGGACCAAGGTTCGCACCGCACAGGAAACTGCCACTCCGGGGCTCGCATGA
- a CDS encoding GGDEF domain-containing protein produces MEALSLIGFTLAFARSSTPTATDWMRFAILAAGATVHIQLTRRQEERRRNRTKTVLIDLIAVWVFPAILVLPAPLVVLLVLLTRVQRWFTARRPAHNFVFSAISHSLAAALAQMTYVSLGPHDWLSLSGWGSLREFGFILLAAIVYEGVQVVYVGGILTLSSPDPTVRTVLGSKADNLLEAITTGLGAITAVLLVTMPPTVAIMAVVTVVFNRLAELDQLQDDVVTDSKTGLLNMRGWSESAERALSRVGRADGNLAMLMIDLDHFKWINDTFGHPAGDDVLISVAKVLGEVTRPADIVGRFGGEEFLVLLPDADAAAAEMAAERMRDTIAKLHIDTTDKRGEETTITERTTSIGVAVYPRHASTLQGLVQAADAAVYEAKEHGRNQVRFAPSLNQ; encoded by the coding sequence ATGGAAGCGTTGTCGCTCATCGGGTTTACCCTTGCCTTCGCGAGGTCGTCGACACCCACCGCGACCGACTGGATGCGATTTGCCATCCTCGCCGCCGGCGCGACAGTCCATATCCAACTAACCCGGCGCCAGGAAGAACGAAGGCGTAACCGCACCAAGACCGTTCTCATCGACCTCATCGCGGTATGGGTCTTCCCCGCGATTCTCGTTCTACCAGCGCCACTGGTCGTCTTGCTCGTGCTGCTCACCCGCGTTCAACGGTGGTTCACCGCGCGCAGGCCAGCACACAACTTCGTGTTTTCAGCGATTTCCCACAGTCTGGCCGCCGCACTCGCGCAAATGACGTATGTCTCACTGGGACCGCACGACTGGCTTTCGTTGAGTGGCTGGGGATCGCTCCGCGAATTCGGCTTCATTCTGCTCGCCGCGATTGTCTATGAAGGCGTACAGGTCGTGTACGTCGGCGGGATTCTCACGCTGTCCTCGCCCGACCCGACCGTGCGGACCGTTCTGGGAAGCAAGGCGGACAACCTGCTTGAGGCGATCACGACGGGCCTCGGCGCGATCACCGCCGTCCTGCTTGTCACGATGCCGCCGACCGTGGCGATCATGGCCGTCGTCACCGTCGTGTTCAACCGGCTCGCCGAACTCGACCAATTGCAGGACGACGTCGTCACCGATTCGAAAACCGGTCTGCTCAACATGCGGGGCTGGTCCGAATCCGCGGAGCGGGCACTGAGCAGGGTGGGCAGAGCCGACGGCAATCTCGCCATGCTGATGATCGACCTCGACCACTTCAAGTGGATCAACGACACCTTCGGCCATCCGGCTGGCGACGACGTGCTCATCTCGGTCGCCAAGGTGCTCGGTGAGGTCACGCGGCCCGCGGACATCGTCGGCAGATTCGGCGGCGAGGAATTCCTCGTACTGCTGCCCGACGCCGACGCGGCGGCAGCGGAGATGGCCGCGGAACGCATGCGCGACACCATCGCGAAACTGCACATCGACACCACCGACAAGCGCGGAGAGGAAACCACCATCACCGAAAGGACGACCTCGATCGGCGTCGCCGTCTATCCGCGACACGCCAGCACCCTCCAGGGCCTTGTCCAGGCCGCCGACGCCGCCGTCTACGAAGCGAAAGAACACGGACGCAACCAAGTGCGCTTCGCGCCGTCTTTGAACCAGTAG